In the Topomyia yanbarensis strain Yona2022 chromosome 3, ASM3024719v1, whole genome shotgun sequence genome, one interval contains:
- the LOC131687167 gene encoding uncharacterized protein LOC131687167 yields MIRTPPSQLNQNVEKGADNQDKVPENESVVSDVSKKGTSRSSITDSQIKLLDLEEENEEAELRASIEQDRIVAEQKLAELQIQHNLALKTEQRKAAFLKRQRERNLKKVELLSRSSTSSRSSAYTNASKRVEELVAEAEKVRPHNEYEESSETEVRNTSTPGVKNATAPEPGVNEILSQAFKALQSRNMKDLPSFSGDVMEWTIFESEFKTSTEEYKLTDRDNLRRLNKALQGKARKTVESLLASPENVQQIIRMSQSNFGRTEWVVANRLEALRNLEIVKEGNIESFRAFYNAVIGTKVAMTNAKADNYLMNPELISHLADKLPAFSKQMWVRHKAALMKEGVIIEFNTFSRWLEDEMDNQLASLNPVFSAKKASYQLKPKPMVLNVNCRDDEGTKICPLCSANSHVGLDKCKQFHKLSVAQRRSAANSCKVCYICLKSDHSRRNCKSEKKCSICKKNHHELVHSDDSARNSKYTRTNTYNSQQNVCNVHGKNMYTLLRIGKVRIQGPRGTSELFALFDEGSSLSMMDAAVAENIGLRGPIAPVSYRWTNGILHKEEQSMMLSFRISGPSDQAKWFNVSNIQTVQNIALPPVKFDVAKRLYPMLDDDKLVAIQDACPCILIGSNNAGLVVPLKTVQYSLQGLQLTRCHLGWTIHGVIDPTIAGSNKHAFLCSENDDIELTDLVKKMYKVENFGISGQMAKIADEDQRALDIMNRTIKRRGGTIRGYARKLEPEEIAETSNTWYLPHFSVVSSEKFRLVMDAKAKSHGFSLNDLLLKGPDLVPPLIAILIRARMKRIAFVADIKEMFHQVLIRREDQDSQRFLWRGMNRMDPPSVYLMMLMIFGAVSSPSMAQFIKNFNAKELEEKYPGVE; encoded by the exons ATGATACGCACTCCACCAAGCCAACTGAACCAAAATGTCGAAAAAGGTGCAGATAATCAGGACAAAGTACCAGAAAATGAATCTGTTGTCTCTGACGTATCGAAAAAAGGTACATCGCGAAGCAGCATAACTGACAGCCAAATCAAGCTCTTAGATCTAGAGGAGGAAAATGAGGAGGCGGAACTGCGTGCTTCTATTGAACAAGACAGGATTGTAGCCGAACAGAAACTAGCCGAATTGCAGATTCAGCATAACCTGGCACTGAAGACGGAACAAAGGAAAGCTGCGTTTCTGAAGCGACAACGTGAGCGAAATTTGAAAAAGGTTGAGCTGCTGTCTAGATCGAGTACCTCAAGCAGATCGAGTGCGTACACTAATGCGTCTAAGCGTGTTGAAGAGTTGGTTGCTGAGGCAGAAAAGGTAAGGCCACACAACGAATATGAAGAATCATCAGAAACCGAAGTACGGAATACGTCGACACCTGGCGTAAAAAACGCGACAGCACCCGAACCTGGGGTGAACGAAATCTTGTCTCAGGCCTTTAAAGCGTTGCAGAGTCGAAACATGAAAGACCTGCCCTCGTTTTCGGGTGACGTAATGGAATGGACGATTTTCGAAAGCGAATTTAAAACGTCAACTGAGGAATATAAACTAACTGATCGCGATAACCTGAGACGGTTGAACAAAGCGTTGCAAGGTAAAGCGCGCAAGACTGTGGAATCACTGCTTGCATCCCCTGAGAATGTGCAGCAGATTATACGAATGTCGCAGTCAAATTTCGGACGCACCGAATGGGTGGTGGCAAATAGACTGGAAGCGCTAAGAAACCTGGAGATCGTAAAAGAAGGTAACATCGAATCTTTCCGTGCCTTTTATAATGCGGTAATTGGTACCAAGGTTGCGATGACCAACGCGAAGGCGGATAACTACCTGATGAATCCCGAACTCATCTCTCACCTGGCTGATAAACTGCCTGCTTTCAGCAAACAGATGTGGGTTCGGCATAAGGCCGCTTTGATGAAAGAAGGCGTCATTATCGAGTTTAACACTTTCTCGCGTTGGTTGGAGGATGAAATGGACAACCAACTTGCTAGTCTCAATCCTGTATTTAGCGCCAAGAAGGCCAGCTACCAGCTCAAGCCGAAACCGATGGTTCTGAATGTCAACTGTCGCGACGATGAAGGAACAAAGATTTGTCCTTTGTGCTCGGCAAATTCTCACGTTGGTCTAGACAAGTGTAAACAGTTCCATAAGCTGTCTGTTGCTCAACGTCGGTCTGCTGCTAATTCCTGTAAAGTCTGTTACATCTGCCTCAAGTCAGACCACTCCAGAAGAAACTGCAAGTCAGAGAAGAAATGTTCAATCTGCAAGAAGAATCATCACGAGTTAGTCCACTCCGACGATTCTGCGAGGAACTCGAAGTACACCCGTACGAACACGTATAATAGTCAGCAGAATGTATGCAATGTCCATGGCAAAAATATGTATACACTGCTCCGAATAGGAAAGGTGAGGATCCAAGGTCCGAGAGGTACATCAGAATTATTTGCACTTTTCGATGAAGGTTCGTCTCTGTCGATGATGGATGCTGCAGTTGCGGAGAATATTGGATTGCGAGGACCGATCGCTCCTGTGTCCTATCGTTGGACTAATGGTATTTTGCACAAGGAAGAACAGTCGATGATGCTGTCGTTTCGTATTTCTGGACCATCGGATCAAGCGAAATGGTTTAACGTTAGCAATATCCAAACTGTGCAGAATATCGCTCTACCTCCGGTGAAATTCGACGTTGCGAAGCGATTGTATCCTATGTTAGATGATGATAAATTAGTTGCCATCCAGGATGCCTGTCCCTGTATACTGATTGGCTCGAATAATGCGGGCCTGGTTGTACCTCTGAAGACGGTGCAATATTCGCTTCAAGGCTTGCAATTGACTCGTTGTCACCTGGGATGGACGATCCATGGAGTAATAGATCCGACCATTGCTGGATCGAATAAACATGCATTCCTGTGCTCAGAAAATGATGACATTGAACTTACTGATCTGGTGAAGAAAATgtacaaagttgaaaattttgggATTTCTGGTCAGATGGCGAAAATAGCCGATGAAGATCAGCGTGCACTAGATATCATGAACCGCACGATCAAACGGCGTGGGGGAACGATTCGAG GGTACGCTAGGAAATTGGAGCCTGAAGAAATAGCTGAAACATCGAACACCTGGTACCTGCCACACTTCAGTGTGGTGAGCTCCGAGAAGTTCCGTTTGGTCATGGATGCCAAAGCAAAGTCACATGGGTTTTCTCTGAACGATCTGTTACTGAAGGGTCCCGATTTAGTTCCACCACTGATTGCGATTCTGAtccgcgccagaatgaaaaggATTGCTTTCGTCGCGGATATCAAGGAAATGTTTCACCAAGTACTCATCCGTAGAGAAGATCAAGACTCCCAACGTTTCCTGTGGCGTGGTATGAACCGTATGGACCCTCCCAGCGTGTACCTTATGATGTTGATGATATTTGGCGCTGTTTCGTCTCCATCGATGGCGCAATTCATTAAGAACTTCAACGCGAAAGAGCTTGAAGAAAAGTACCCTGGTGTTGAATGA
- the LOC131687170 gene encoding uncharacterized protein LOC131687170, which translates to MVQRVIKVHEQGGFKLLKFSSNSRAVLDSLDPEIVAEQKQDGIRVLGIKWDLQSDEFVFPFNFPKLDALYRTGKAVPTMRQLLKFMMGIFDPLSLLSPVTIQLKFIFQELWRLQSGWDDEIPDGLVPRWMEWLKETAKLGEIRLPRYYYPTVPSFDNVELHAFCDASDKAFACVIYMVHHREGKSHVTLVYAKSRVAPLKAQTVPRLELQGCVLASQMIHVLQSELTIEVKKIFFWSDSKICLSWLKTNQKLTAYVGARVMQIKENGHGVEL; encoded by the coding sequence ATGGTTCAGCGTGTGATAAAGGTACACGAACAAGGTGGATTCAAGCTGCTAAAGTTCTCGTCGAACTCCAGAGCTGTGTTGGATTCACTCGATCCTGAAATAGTAGCGGAACAGAAACAGGATGGTATTCGTGTCCTCGGAATCAAGTGGGACCTGCAGTCCGATGAATTTGTATTTCCATTCAATTTTCCAAAACTGGATGCGTTGTATCGGACCGGGAAAGCGGTGCCTACGATGCGGCAACTGTTGAAATTTATGATGGGCATCTTTGACCCGCTAAGTTTACTCAGTCCTGTTACGATTCAACTGAAGTTCATCTTTCAAGAACTGTGGCGGCTGCAGTCCGGATGGGATGATGAAATTCCGGACGGTCTTGTTCCCAGATGGATGGAGTGGTTAAAGGAAACTGCAAAGCTAGGAGAAATACGACTGCCAAGATACTACTATCCAACGGTACCGTCATTCGATAATGTGGAATTACACGCTTTCTGTGACGCGAGTGATAAGGCCTTCGCTTGTGTGATCTACATGGTTCATCATCGAGAGGGTAAGTCACACGTTACTTTGGTTTATGCAAAATCAAGGGTAGCGCCCCTGAAGGCACAAACCGTGCCGCGATTGGAACTGCAAGGATGCGTTCTGGCCAGCCAAATGATCCATGTACTGCAGTCAGAGCTGACGATAGAAGTCAAGAAGATTTTCTTCTGGAGTGACTCGAAGATCTGTTTGAGTTGGCTGAAGACAAATCAAAAACTGACGGCATACGTTGGTGCTCGCGTTATGCAAATCAAAGAGAATGGTCACGGCGTAGAGTTGTGA